Within Halonatronomonas betaini, the genomic segment CCAGAAAAACTGGATGATGAGAGTATAATCTGGCACGGTAATATTTATGACATAACTAAAAGAAAAACCCAGGAATTAAAAATTAAAGAGTTAAATAAAGTTGCAGTTGAATTTCATGAAATAAATAATGAAAAAGAGATCTGTGAAAAGACCCTTAATTCAGCTAAAAACATTTTGTCTCTAGACTTAAGTAGTATTAGATTAGCTAAAGATGATAAATTAGTTGCAATTGCAACTTCTGATAAAATAAAATTGCAAGATGTATCTATAGATCATGGGATTTTAGGTAAAGCTTATAAAAATAATCAAAGTTATTTGACTATAGATTCAGCAAAAGAGCCTGATGCAAATCCAATTAAAAATAGCTATAAATCAGCTATAACTATACCAATTGGTGGTATCGGGGTCTTTCAGGCCGTTTCTTTACAAAAAAATGCATTTAACAGGAGAGATTTAGAACTGGCTGAAATTCTTATTGCCAGTACCAAATCAGCTTTAAATAGAGTTTATTCTCAACAAAAAATCAAAGATAAGAATCTGTTATTTAGTAGCACCCTTGAAAGTATCCAGGATGGAATTATAGTTTTAGATTCTGATTTTAGAATTCGCTATGCCAATTCAAAAATAAAAGAGTGGTATTCTTTAGATAAATCATTAATCGGAGAGAACTGCTATCAAGTTTTAAAAGATTCAGAAACTAGATGTGAAAGCTGCCCCTCAGAAGAAAGTTTTAAATCAGGTAGAGTAGAAAAAACAATTACTAGCATAGAACAGAGTAATCAAACAAAGCAACTAGAAGTATATAGTTATCCTATGTTAGATGACAATAATAATATCCATGGGTCTGTAAGTTTTTATAGAGATATAACAGAGTATTTAAAACAGAAAAAATTACTTGAAATGAATAAATTTTTTGTTGATAACGCAGATCTATTAATATTGAGGGTATCACCTGAAGGAAAAGTTGAATATGCTAACCAGACAGCACTTACTAAATTAAATTATTCAAAAGAAGAGTTTATAGGTTCATCTGTAGCAAATTTTATATTTACTGAGGAATTTGTTCCTAGAAATAAATTTTGGAATAAAATAAAAGAAGAGGGCAGTATAACTTATGAAAGAAATTTTATAAAAAAAGATGGAAGTAGTTTTCCAGTTGAAATAACAAGTCAGTATTTTAGCTATAAAGATCAAGAGCATGAATTTGTGTTTATTCAAGACATATCAAAAAGAAAAGCATCAGAATTTAAGCTATTGAAAACTAAAGAGAGACTTGATCAGGAAATAAATAATGCAAAAGATTTACATGAAAAGAGATTGCCGATTAGTTTACCTAAGCTCAATGGTCTTGATATTTATGCCTATTATAAACCTGCAAATGAAATAGGTGGGGATTTCTATAATTTTATAAAACTTAGTGATAACAAACTGTTATATTATATTATTGATATTACAGGACATGGCCTTGATGCAGCGATGATGAGTTCTTTTGTTAAAAGTACAATTAATACTTATGTAAAACTTCTCCCTGCTGATAAAGTACCAGATCCTAAAGAATTATTGAAGTTTATTTATGAACAGAATTTGGAAGAAAACTTCCCTGATGATTATTTTGTAACGATTAATCTTGGAATTATTGATACTGAAGAAAACCAGATGGTTTATAGTAGTGCAGGCTCTCATATACCACCAGTTATTTTTAATGAAGCTGTTAAAGAACTTCCTGCTGGAAACCTGCCTATTTCAAAAATGATATCATCAGATGCAATTGATTATAAAAATGTAAAAGTTGACCTATCTTCAGGTTCAATAATATTTTTATCAACTGATGGCCTTAGCGAGCAGACTAATACAAAAGCAAGATACAGTGATCAATATAATGAAATTATAAGCCAGAATACTCATATGTCAATTGAAAAAATAGCTGAAGCA encodes:
- a CDS encoding PAS domain-containing protein, encoding MNNNLAFKKIIDSVDEIIGIQYPDHTIDMYNQAGYDYLDLSKEKVVGKKCYELIGRDSECDICAAKQTLKSKKLESVEKYIPEKDTYIKSITAPIFDENGDIIRIIECIKNIAYQESREEIEQLKELLDKLVNKSPGMTYQFKLLPDDSYTFPYISEGIKELLGISYKETKDNPDKALSYVHNKDYDRIVQELNKSAKNLSVWSEELRIILPDQNVRWIESIAMPEKLDDESIIWHGNIYDITKRKTQELKIKELNKVAVEFHEINNEKEICEKTLNSAKNILSLDLSSIRLAKDDKLVAIATSDKIKLQDVSIDHGILGKAYKNNQSYLTIDSAKEPDANPIKNSYKSAITIPIGGIGVFQAVSLQKNAFNRRDLELAEILIASTKSALNRVYSQQKIKDKNLLFSSTLESIQDGIIVLDSDFRIRYANSKIKEWYSLDKSLIGENCYQVLKDSETRCESCPSEESFKSGRVEKTITSIEQSNQTKQLEVYSYPMLDDNNNIHGSVSFYRDITEYLKQKKLLEMNKFFVDNADLLILRVSPEGKVEYANQTALTKLNYSKEEFIGSSVANFIFTEEFVPRNKFWNKIKEEGSITYERNFIKKDGSSFPVEITSQYFSYKDQEHEFVFIQDISKRKASEFKLLKTKERLDQEINNAKDLHEKRLPISLPKLNGLDIYAYYKPANEIGGDFYNFIKLSDNKLLYYIIDITGHGLDAAMMSSFVKSTINTYVKLLPADKVPDPKELLKFIYEQNLEENFPDDYFVTINLGIIDTEENQMVYSSAGSHIPPVIFNEAVKELPAGNLPISKMISSDAIDYKNVKVDLSSGSIIFLSTDGLSEQTNTKARYSDQYNEIISQNTHMSIEKIAEALNKDFASFCDGDNDDDITYLIFKIT